AAAACAAATTATATACTCAATAAATAAAACAGTAAATTGCCTATATTGTATATAAATTATATTATTATAAGGCCTCTTTGCTTATTTCTTCAACTATTTCAGGATTTACCAATGTTGTTATATCACCAAAATCACTCTTTTCCCCTTCCGCTATTTTCCTCAAAATACGGCGCATTATTTTTCCTGATCTTGTTTTTGGCAATCCTGTTACAAACTGTATCTTATCCAGTTTAGCTATTCCACCTATCTGATCAGAAATAAGCTGGTTGATCTCTTTATACAGATTATTTCTGTCACGCCATAAACCAACCTCTTTCAGTACCACAAATCCATACAGTGCATTACCTTTAATATCATGAGGAAATCCTACAACAGCACTTTCAGCAACAGTCTGATGCTCATTGATTGCATCTTCTATAGGTGCAGTGCCCAGGTTGTGACCCGAAACAATAATCACATCATCAACTCTTCCGGTAATCCTGTAATAGCCAACCTCATCTCGCAAAGCTCCATCACCGGAAAAATATTTCCCCGGGAACTTAGAAAAATATGTATCAATATATCTCTGATGATCCCCCCAAATGGTTCTTGCAATTCCCGGCCATGGATAATCAATGCAGAGGTTACCAAGTTTCTGGTTTCCCTCTATCTCATTTCTCAGTTCATCCATCAATACCGGTCTGATACCCGGCAGTGGCAAAGAAGCGTATGTAGGTTTTGTTGGTGTAACAAAAGGTATGGCAGAGATTACAATTCCTCCTGTTTCAGTTTGCCACCATGTATCTACCAATGGACAGCGTTTATTACCTACATGGTCGTTGTACCAATGCCATGCCTCTTCATTTATTGGCTCTCCTACTGAACCGATCACTTTAAGGCTATCCATTTCAAAATCCTGTACAAATTCTATTCTCTCTTTAGCAAGCGAACGAATAGCAGTAGGTGCTGTATAAAACTGATTCACATTATGTTTTTGTATTACATTCCAGAATCTGCTGTGATCGGGATAAGACGGAATACCTTCAAATAATACTGTTGTCGCACCATTAAGCAAGGGTCCATATATTGTATATGAGTGGCCTGTTATCCATCCTATGTCAGCTGTACACCAATAGACATCATTTTCTTTGTAATTAAATACATTTTTAAATGTATATGCAACATATACCATATATCCTGCGGTTGTATGCACCATACCTTTTGGTTTGCCGGTTGAACCTGATGTATATAGTATAAAAAGAGGATCTTCTGCATCCATAACTTCAGCTTTACTGGTAGTTTCTGCCTGTTCAAGCAAAGGTTGCAGCCATATGTCGCGCCCCTCTTTAAAATCTATTTCCTGATTAGTTCTTTTTACCAGGAGAACCTTTTCTATTGTATTAGTTTTGTTTAGAGCATCATCCACAATTTTTTTAAGATCAACAGTTTTATTGCCTCTATATCCTCCGTCAGCAGTAATGATTACCTTTGCATTGCAGTCATTAATCCTGGTTGACAGAGCATTTGCTGAAAAGCCTGCGAAAATGACTGAGTGAATAGCTCCTATTCTGGCACATGCTAAGACTGTAAACACAAGTTCCGGAATCATAGGCAAGTATATA
This portion of the Lascolabacillus massiliensis genome encodes:
- the acs gene encoding acetate--CoA ligase yields the protein MSSYSIDSLEQYFKVYRKSVNKPKKFWGKIAENNFTWYQKWDKVVEFDMQKAEFVWYKNAKLNITKNCIDRHLANRGDKKAIIFEPNNPDEPSRFFTYSELYTEVSKMANVLRDQGVKKGDRVCIYLPMIPELVFTVLACARIGAIHSVIFAGFSANALSTRINDCNAKVIITADGGYRGNKTVDLKKIVDDALNKTNTIEKVLLVKRTNQEIDFKEGRDIWLQPLLEQAETTSKAEVMDAEDPLFILYTSGSTGKPKGMVHTTAGYMVYVAYTFKNVFNYKENDVYWCTADIGWITGHSYTIYGPLLNGATTVLFEGIPSYPDHSRFWNVIQKHNVNQFYTAPTAIRSLAKERIEFVQDFEMDSLKVIGSVGEPINEEAWHWYNDHVGNKRCPLVDTWWQTETGGIVISAIPFVTPTKPTYASLPLPGIRPVLMDELRNEIEGNQKLGNLCIDYPWPGIARTIWGDHQRYIDTYFSKFPGKYFSGDGALRDEVGYYRITGRVDDVIIVSGHNLGTAPIEDAINEHQTVAESAVVGFPHDIKGNALYGFVVLKEVGLWRDRNNLYKEINQLISDQIGGIAKLDKIQFVTGLPKTRSGKIMRRILRKIAEGEKSDFGDITTLVNPEIVEEISKEAL